The proteins below are encoded in one region of Mangifera indica cultivar Alphonso chromosome 7, CATAS_Mindica_2.1, whole genome shotgun sequence:
- the LOC123219912 gene encoding galactinol synthase 2-like has product MAPNTITTTVTRTTSLSKAPSLSRRAYVTFLAGNGDYWKGVVGLAKGLRKVNSSYPLVVAILPDVPEEHRKILVDQGCIVREIEPVYPPKNQTEFAMAYYVINYSKLRIWEFVEYSKMIYLDGDIQVFENIDHLFDMADGYFYAVMDCFCEKTWSHTPQYKIGYCQQCPDRVNWPAELGPKPPLYFNAGMFVYEPSLSTYHDLLSTLEITPPTAFAEQDFLNMYFKDIYKPIPPIYNLVLAMLWRHPENIQLDQVKVVHYCAAGSKPWRYTGQEENMDREDIKMLVKNWWDIFDDESLDYKNSAATAPEEEPVNLEQLIAALSVACVVHYITSPPAA; this is encoded by the exons ATGGCCCCTAATACCATCACCACCACAGTGACCAGGACCACCTCTCTCTCAAAGGCTCCAAGCTTGTCAAGGCGTGCATATGTCACTTTCTTGGCAGGTAATGGGGACTATTGGAAGGGAGTGGTGGGGTTGGCCAAAGGTTTGAGGAAGGTGAATAGCAGTTACCCTCTTGTTGTTGCGATTTTGCCAGACGTTCCTGAAGAGCACAGGAAGATTCTGGTGGATCAAGGTTGTATTGTGAGAGAGATCGAGCCTGTTTATCCTCCTAAGAATCAGACTGAGTTCGCCATGGCCTATTATGTCATCAACTACTCCAAGCTTCGCATTTGGGAG TTTGTTGAGTACAGTAAGATGATATATTTGGATGGTGACATCCAAGTGTTTGAAAACATTGACCATCTCTTCGACATGGCTGATGGTTATTTCTATGCCGTGATGGACTGTTTCTGTGAGAAAACCTGGAGTCACACTCCTCAATACAAGATTGGTTATTGCCAACAGTGTCCTGACAGGGTGAATTGGCCGGCTGAGTTGGGTCCTAAACCTCCTCTTTATTTCAATGCTGGCATGTTTGTGTATGAGCCCAGCTTGTCCACTTACCATGATCTCTTGAGTACCCTCGAAATCACTCCTCCCACTGCTTTTGCAGAGcag GACTTCTTGAACATGTACTTCAAGGATATATACAAGCCTATTCCTCCAATTTACAACCTTGTGTTGGCTATGTTATGGCGTCACCCGGAGAACATTCAACTTGATCAAGTCAAAGTTGTTCACTACTGTGCCGCT GGGTCTAAGCCATGGAGGTACACTGGGCAAGAAGAGAACATGGACAGGGAAGATATAAAGATGCTAGTGAAGAATTGGTGGGATATATTCGATGATGAATCACTTGACTACAAGAACTCTGCAGCAACCGCGCCTGAAGAAGAGCCAGTGAACTTGGAGCAGTTAATCGCAGCCTTATCGGTGGCTTGTGTTGTCCACTATATCACCTCCCCACCTGCCGCTTAA
- the LOC123221018 gene encoding uncharacterized protein LOC123221018: MGISLNSTQQSHHVRTLKIFQVCNYILLGAASSCIFLTLSLRLIPSVCGFFFILLQILAIIGAVSGCAAASSDSARWYGAHMVATVLTAIFQGSVSILILTRTSDFLHYLKSYVREEDAEVILKMAGGLCVLIFCLEWVVLSLAFFLKYYVYVEGDNGVKRSAKVGQAQEEDLKDWPWPFQV; this comes from the coding sequence ATGGGTATTTCTCTAAATTCCACCCAACAATCTCATCACGTTCGCACACTCAAGATCTTCCAAGTTTGTAACTACATTCTACTGGGTGCAGCATCCAGTTGCATTTTCTTGACCCTTTCACTAAGGCTAATTCCTTCCGTATGTGGCTTCTTTTTTATCCTCCTTCAAATTCTTGCCATAATCGGTGCTGTTTCCGGTTGTGCGGCAGCTTCTTCAGACTCTGCCAGATGGTATGGTGCCCACATGGTGGCGACGGTCTTAACTGCAATATTTCAAGGGTCAGTTTCAATTTTGATCTTAACCAGGACTAGTGATTTTCTTCATTACTTGAAGTCTTATGTGAGAGAGGAGGATGCTGAAGTGATACTTAAGATGGCCGGTGGGTTATGTGTATTGATTTTTTGCTTAGAGTGGGTGGTTCTTAGTcttgcatttttcttgaaatattATGTCTATGTGGAAGGTGATAATGGTGTGAAGAGGAGTGCTAAGGTGGGTCAGGCTCAAGAGGAGGATTTGAAGGATTGGCCATGGCCTTtccaagtttaa
- the LOC123220070 gene encoding stearoyl-[acyl-carrier-protein] 9-desaturase 5, chloroplastic-like, with translation MTMKLKTLSFLPLTPKRHFQFHATTFMFMPPTTLSINTKKVKGSKQLCSGLPPEKVEIFKSLEGWVEQNVSVHLKPVEKSWQPTDFLPKPETEGFYDQVKELRERVNNLPDEYFVVLVGDMITEEALPTYQTILNTLDGVGDETGASLSSWASWIRAWSSEENRHGDLLNKYLYLSGRVNMKQIEKTIQYLIGAGMDPQFEKNPSNGFIYTSFQERATFISHGNTARLAKEHGDATLARICGTIAADEKRHEIAYTKIVEKLFEIDPDDTMLALAGMMKKKIKMPAHLMHDGENSKLFDHFSAVAQCLGVYTAKDYADILDFLLGRWNVEKLTGLSDEGRRAQEFVCGLPLKIRRLDDKAQARKKRAVALVNAVPFSWIFGRKLELKV, from the exons ATGACTATGAAACTCAAGACACTCTCCTTCTTACCCCTAACCCCAAAGCGCCATTTTCAATTCCATGCCACAACCTTCATGTTCATGCCCCCTACTACTCTTTCTATTAATACCAA AAAGGTTAAAGGTTCAAAGCAGCTATGTTCCGGTCTGCCACCAGAAAAGGTGGAGATATTCAAGTCCTTGGAGGGTTGGGTTGAGCAGAATGTGTCAGTGCACCTAAAGCCTGTTGAGAAAAGTTGGCAACCAACAGATTTTCTGCCAAAACCTGAAACTGAAGGATTCTACGATCAAGTCAAAGAGTTGAGGGAAAGAGTTAACAATCTTCCTGATGAGTATTTTGTTGTATTGGTTGGAGATATGATTACAGAAGAAGCCCTTCCAACTTACCAAACAATACTTAATACACTTGATGGGGTAGGGGATGAGACTGGAGCAAGTCTTAGTTCTTGGGCAAGTTGGATAAGGGCTTGGAGTTCTGAAGAGAATAGGCATGGGGACCTTCTCAACAAGTATCTTTACCTCTCTGGACGTGTCAACATGAAGCAGATTGAGAAGACTATTCAGTATCTCATCGGTGCAGGGATG GATCCTCAATTTGAGAAAAATCCTTCTAATGGATTTATCTACACATCCTTCCAAGAGAGAGCAACATTCATCTCGCATGGGAACACAGCAAGGCTAGCCAAGGAGCATGGAGATGCGACACTTGCAAGAATATGCGGCACTATAGCTGCTGATGAGAAGCGACACGAAATTGCATACACGAAGATTGTGGAGAAGCTATTTGAAATTGACCCGGATGATACAATGTTGGCTTTAGCCGgcatgatgaagaagaagattaaaATGCCAGCGCATTTGATGCACGATGGTGAAAATAGTAAGCTATTTGACCATTTCTCAGCTGTTGCCCAATGCCTTGGAGTATACACGGCCAAAGATTATGCAGATATTCTAGATTTTCTGCTAGGAAGATGGAATGTAGAGAAGCTGACGGGTCTTTCAGATGAGGGCCGCAGAGCTCAAGAGTTTGTGTGTGGATTGCCTTTGAAGATTAGAAGATTGGATGATAAAGCTCAGGCTAGGAAAAAACGAGCTGTTGCTCTTGTTAATGCCGTGCCTTTCAGTTGGATTTTCGGAAGAAAACTAGAGCTAAAGGTTTAA